A single genomic interval of Gammaproteobacteria bacterium harbors:
- a CDS encoding Ig-like domain-containing protein yields MSLVRGIVFISLISVSGCSVVDDAGEGVNQPPEITDQSAQITAREHARVNLTSEVTDDFDNIDSYRWVQLEGVDGRIGGVSEIDPRGIRVALQDADKSSAWFIAPAVEAPTILEFQLTVTDNFGQSGSGVTRVRIDSIAMADEFTVLEDSAGDLLKVLENDLDANPGASYEIIDVGPSNRDGEVSISGAGPGNLLSYRPASNFEGLDTFTYTLLTGQGLKDTATVRVTVTHVNDPPSLTDPGNQGATVRHAIAPVTLKATDPDPGEVLQYSAEGLPPGLAINPATGTISGVPSLQGEFPVIARVTDSEGLSDTRPMTWMVGVNAPIAGPDRNTIAEDGPVLSVSGNLVLNDTDVEDAPDLLTVVEVGGVSDPGVVAGEYGDLQWKASGDYVYTIDNDRSATNSLAQGAQAQEEFSYLVSDTDGALGSASLEIIVTGANDRPDARDDTYTVAEDGKEALDILDNDRDPDEGDSPRLASHDDRTEKGGRVDQSGSGTSARLVYRPKGGFHGTDTFSYSVQDESGERDSAKVTVTVFAVNDPPRITSSPPKSAQAGKTYQYKISATDPDGDDDKLSFSAPTKPRWLSLSDQGGGKATLSGTPGAGDVGKNDVTIEVFDGKDSDTQRFGIAVSPAPKPKPQPQPQPQPQPQPQPQPQPQPHPQPQPQPQPQPQPQPQPQPQPQPQSPFNGNNGNGNGNGNGNGNGNGNLAAGFNGLTFDARTLSVAPGQCWNVAKGQVLRASLAEGQPASGTQYLLSSDARKGSVMVTDPETGAFEYVPNPTGPGGRDSFTYTVQSVATGNQIREGTVVVNQRIMPLGDEITEGLVNAATGLPEVPWRIGYRRSLYQRLVEAGYRVDFVGSGRSGEAVTGFDPDHEAHANATAEEIAHGGPVTGSGGVYPWLQAHPADVILLYAGTHGLSAGAGGVGSVLDAIDRWERSPEGHPLTVLVASIMDRSPSHPDVKAFNTSLAALVRARSTDPSHPAYPDRVVLVDQHAALNAADPRADGIHPLQTGYDAMADIWFDALTRDGTGILEKCP; encoded by the coding sequence TTGAGTCTCGTACGAGGCATTGTGTTCATTTCCCTGATCTCCGTGTCGGGATGCAGCGTCGTCGACGATGCCGGGGAGGGAGTCAACCAGCCCCCCGAGATTACTGATCAATCGGCGCAGATTACCGCCCGCGAACATGCCAGGGTCAACCTGACCAGCGAGGTCACTGACGATTTCGACAACATCGACAGTTACCGGTGGGTGCAGCTGGAGGGGGTAGATGGTCGCATCGGAGGCGTATCCGAGATCGATCCCAGGGGTATCCGGGTCGCTCTTCAGGATGCCGACAAGTCTTCCGCCTGGTTCATCGCGCCCGCCGTGGAAGCGCCGACGATCCTGGAATTCCAGTTGACGGTGACCGACAACTTCGGACAGTCAGGGTCAGGGGTGACGAGGGTCCGGATCGACTCCATCGCAATGGCCGATGAGTTCACTGTTTTGGAGGACAGCGCCGGCGATCTGTTGAAGGTCCTGGAAAACGATCTCGACGCGAACCCGGGCGCAAGCTACGAGATCATCGATGTCGGTCCTTCCAACCGCGACGGCGAGGTCAGCATCTCGGGGGCCGGACCGGGAAATCTGCTCAGCTATCGACCGGCGTCGAATTTCGAGGGCTTGGACACCTTCACCTACACCCTGCTCACCGGGCAGGGCCTCAAGGACACCGCGACGGTCCGTGTGACGGTCACGCACGTCAACGATCCTCCTTCACTGACCGATCCGGGCAACCAGGGGGCGACCGTGAGACATGCGATCGCGCCGGTCACCCTCAAGGCGACCGATCCGGATCCCGGTGAGGTATTGCAGTACTCCGCTGAGGGCCTTCCCCCAGGTCTGGCGATCAATCCCGCAACGGGAACGATATCCGGCGTTCCCTCTCTGCAGGGGGAATTTCCCGTGATCGCCAGGGTGACCGACAGTGAAGGGCTGTCGGATACCAGGCCTATGACCTGGATGGTCGGTGTCAATGCGCCGATCGCCGGTCCGGACCGCAATACGATCGCCGAGGACGGGCCGGTCCTGTCGGTGTCCGGTAACCTGGTACTGAACGACACCGATGTCGAGGATGCGCCGGACCTTTTGACCGTCGTCGAGGTGGGCGGCGTGTCCGACCCCGGAGTGGTTGCGGGCGAATACGGCGATCTGCAGTGGAAGGCCAGCGGTGACTACGTTTACACGATCGACAACGACCGTTCTGCCACCAACTCCCTCGCCCAGGGCGCCCAGGCGCAGGAGGAGTTCTCCTACCTGGTGAGCGATACCGACGGAGCACTGGGAAGCGCCTCGCTTGAGATCATCGTGACCGGCGCCAATGACAGGCCCGATGCGAGAGACGACACCTATACCGTCGCCGAAGACGGCAAGGAGGCCCTGGATATCCTCGACAACGACAGGGACCCCGATGAGGGTGACAGTCCCAGGCTCGCAAGTCATGACGACCGAACCGAGAAGGGGGGAAGGGTCGATCAATCGGGAAGCGGCACATCGGCGAGACTCGTCTATCGACCGAAGGGTGGGTTCCACGGCACCGATACCTTTAGCTACTCGGTTCAAGACGAGTCGGGTGAAAGGGACTCGGCTAAGGTGACCGTCACGGTGTTCGCGGTCAACGACCCGCCGCGGATCACCAGTAGTCCGCCCAAAAGTGCCCAAGCGGGCAAGACATACCAGTACAAGATATCCGCGACCGACCCCGACGGTGACGATGACAAGCTGAGCTTCAGCGCGCCGACAAAACCCAGGTGGTTGTCCCTCAGCGATCAGGGCGGCGGCAAGGCGACGCTGTCCGGCACCCCGGGAGCGGGCGATGTTGGAAAGAACGACGTCACCATCGAGGTGTTCGACGGGAAGGATTCGGACACTCAGCGCTTTGGAATCGCGGTGTCCCCGGCTCCGAAGCCAAAACCGCAGCCGCAACCGCAGCCGCAGCCGCAGCCGCAACCGCAACCGCAACCGCAACCGCAACCGCACCCGCAGCCGCAGCCGCAGCCGCAGCCGCAGCCGCAACCGCAACCGCAACCGCAACCGCAACCGCAGCCGCAGTCTCCGTTCAATGGAAATAACGGCAACGGCAACGGCAACGGCAACGGCAACGGCAACGGCAATGGAAACCTTGCCGCGGGGTTTAACGGCCTGACCTTTGACGCCAGGACGCTTTCCGTCGCGCCGGGCCAATGCTGGAACGTCGCCAAGGGCCAGGTGTTGCGGGCCTCGCTCGCCGAAGGTCAACCGGCTTCGGGCACGCAGTACCTGTTGTCTTCCGACGCCCGCAAAGGGTCCGTCATGGTGACGGACCCCGAGACCGGGGCCTTCGAGTACGTGCCGAACCCCACCGGACCCGGAGGAAGGGACAGCTTTACCTACACGGTGCAGTCCGTCGCGACCGGGAACCAGATTCGGGAAGGGACGGTCGTGGTCAATCAGCGGATCATGCCCCTGGGCGACGAGATCACCGAAGGGCTCGTCAACGCGGCGACGGGACTACCCGAAGTGCCCTGGCGGATCGGTTATCGCCGGTCGTTGTACCAGCGGCTGGTCGAGGCCGGCTATCGCGTGGACTTCGTCGGGTCCGGAAGGTCCGGTGAGGCAGTCACCGGTTTCGACCCGGACCACGAGGCCCATGCGAACGCCACTGCTGAGGAGATCGCCCATGGCGGTCCGGTGACCGGATCGGGTGGTGTCTATCCCTGGTTGCAGGCGCATCCCGCGGACGTCATCCTGCTGTACGCGGGAACGCACGGATTGAGCGCCGGTGCCGGCGGGGTGGGGTCCGTGCTCGATGCGATCGATCGCTGGGAGCGTAGTCCCGAAGGGCATCCGTTGACGGTGCTAGTGGCCAGCATCATGGATCGGTCCCCATCGCATCCGGACGTGAAGGCCTTCAACACCAGTCTCGCTGCCCTGGTCCGCGCCAGGTCGACGGATCCCTCCCATCCCGCCTATCCGGACAGGGTGGTCCTGGTCGATCAGCATGCGGCACTCAACGCCGCAGATCCCAGGGCGGATGGCATTCATCCGCTCCAGACGGGCTACGACGCCATGGCGGATATCTGGTTCGACGCATTGACGCGCGACGGGACGGGGATCCTCGAGAAGTGTCCATGA